cgtttccctcttttccagagtcgttttttttggggtcgctgcatgggatccattccgttgtcctgtttgtaaggcagaacacaggatccgcgtcgcgaaaaacatattcttggtcatactgatggtgagttgacgctgatcttatattcagtagttcttctcgactgtatgtaatgaaacctgagatgacctggggtactaatgtaagaaataacacgtaaaaaaacaaaactgcatagtttcctaggaacgcgaagcgaggcggccatctctgtcggcgccggaaacAAGATgacaagtgagcacagcacaaggtgagtccaaaaatgtattgtatgctgctgcataaattatgtaatatgtcagggagatatgtatactgtagctaagaaagtaattaagtgtatgttgtgtagtaagctgttagtagcctatgtgcctcaccctaataatttggtctattttcacctcttaattgtgcctactgttctgacttggtggtgcacatgtagcctataacctgtttttgagaaatgtaataATCAAATATTGTAATAGCTTTCATTGCCtgccctttatttatcctacggttctgactaggtgtacagggagaacactgtaagaccGGCCCACCCAggttctgaattctgttgctgtacatttcaaaagcgctgaacaaatagttatattgactaggTCCGTCTTAGCTccctcattaatgtcttaatctaaattacggattgcctcataccgcttgtcgtccccttgtgccatagtttgtacatctcaattgtcagtagaaaccacatttgttaaaGCAAGTCAGCTATGTTTTtctaaaaggcagtaaatgaggctgaatgaactgtttcgctgccagacaaggctccgctgatagccaggtgtagcagtggtaaggtgttcaGGACTGATGTTGgggcagctttatgtaggccataacagtttgtgggcaccgttattgtgcaattcatgtattgtgaCTTTGCTGGCATGCAGCCCACATAAtgtttttgccccaccaagatgcacatgctaaaatcgccactgactgtaattaatacatgcattaacagaaatgaatGTAACCAAATGAAGGGCATTAATGGTACATTTCATACTAgtgacatatgtaatggggactctcaatggtgcagcggTAGAACCAAATCTTTTCAGGCCCCCGaggggggaagaggcgttgtcgtgtcttcttcacgactgttggtgcgtgtggaccatgttaattccatAGTGATGTGATATTTCACTAACGGTATGTATTTAATAAGTTTAATAGGTTCACGACTATGCCCACGAAGCAGCCAATATTTTAGAGCGAAGCGTTGTCAAGCTTAGGTGCCAGTTCCGGTCAAAACACTGTTTGCGCCAGCCGAAAAGAGAGCCCTGGACTTGTTGTTAACGTAGTAAAACAGTACCGTACTTCAAAAGAACAGCGCGCATACCCCTTTTCATTCAACCACACCCTTTGAGCTATGACGCACGCCAATAAGATCCTTTCTCTTCAGTGTAAACGGAAGTGAACAGTGACCAAGAACAATTTCCACTTTAGCGTTTTAATTTGTTATTTAGACGTTTATTAACACCATGGAACTCAGCATATTACTACTTTAACTGCACGGCATCACATACTTACTTCAGGTAGTGTTTAATTCCCGTTGGAGACAGGGCTTGGTTAATAGATGTTATCTAGGTAACGCTagctaacaatggctaactgtatggtttttcacactcaaatagcctccatcatggaggtGTTAGCAAAtgcagccgtggcagagatctgtaaactcgtagacgacgactatgcagtCATCCGTTTGGAAATGtctcaaagccagaaagaaaacaggggATTGCGGAGGAAACTACAGCTACTGGAACTGAAGGTGGCGCGGGAGCGCGCAGAGCGCGTCCTCGCCAGTCGTCCCAGTAGTGTCAAGATCCTCGACCGATACAGAGGAATGGCAAGAGGTACATTTTGCAGAAGGCCGAGGCTGCGGGAGCTGTGGCCCCGTTCGCCTCGGTGCATGTGGCTTTAGATGCATCAACCACATTATAGTTAACCAGAATTGGGTCTCGGTCAGTAGTTGGATAGTATGCAAGAATTCACCTGATTACTAAGATATCTTGCACAAAGGCACAACATAATATTCTGAATTTTCTATATGATGCATGGAACATAATCAATTGAACTATAAATTGACTTATACATAGTATGTCAGGAAGTTATGAGAAGTGTTACCTTACATTCTTGCCAATTCTAGACAGTGTCCACAGTGTACAATATAGCGAGTGATCATTGACAGTACCTAACCTAACCACCTCTTTTCCCTCAATCACTCTCTCAGGTGAAGGACATCTCACTGGAGGCAACAGGAGCTTTGTGAAGCCAGTGGGAcacaatacatggagagatgaccaaccaatcactgttgatgaggggagtggaacctcaacccagcACGTTATCGTTATAGAGGTTAGTGTAATAGTGTTGCATTAACAATTAGTTACTTTGTAAATCAAATGTGGCCAGTTATTTTCCCCAGAAATTATTATGCCTGCTCGCAGATTTTCCAGAAATGTATATTTCACTCAGCTCTTCACAGAGCGAGGTGGAATAGGCTATATAGGATTCATAGTTCTTTGATTTTGTGCGATTAATTTACCAGCTATGAAACAAAACGGAGGAAGTACTTTTAAAATAGCTACTGCAGCATTTATTTGACTATAAATGTGATCATACTTGACTATTTATATTCAGAAAAGCGAGTGAAAAGCTCGCACTGTGGAGCCCTGACCACCCGTCAACCtggctggtgaaatagacatTTTACACACCAATGCCAAATTCTATCTGCATTTGGCAGGTGGGGGGGTGTGTTCATTTTAGGCCCTGCATGTAACTATAAGTTCCTTGAATTTTACTTTCACCGGTGCCTTTTCATTATCTGGATAGACACTTGTGGTTTCTAGCTAACGTTACACCAATCAAAGCAGTGTTGTGTGAAGTGAAGCAAAACTTGAATGGTCAAAACCATTGATTTTGGGGCGACAGGTTTGCATAATGCGATCATATCACTCAATTATACCATTTATAAACTATTCAGTTATATGTATATTTAATACAGACACAAGGCTGTTTGGCTCATCTCAGTCGCAAATGGGAATAACTTTCCAGCTGTTTCTGATGAATGGACAATGCCATGTTGGTGGGTGGTAACATTCAAATAAAACCCAGCCCTGAAATGAAAAGTAGTTTGAAAAGCATTTGTATGTCGTATCATAGGAAAACACACCGCATTCACATGGATTTGCACAAAGTGGACAGTTCGGATTTGTCACTTCAAACCCAAATATATCATACTTTGATTAAAACAATGACTTATTGACTTAAATCATTGTGCAACATCATGGGTAAGCTATGGCCATCATCTTTCAGTTTGAAAAAGTTGATTTCTACTGGTGTGGGCATTTAAACGTCCAATTACGACCACAAAGATGGCCGCCGGTCAATTCACCGTTGAATGTCAACTTAAGTAAGAATGTATATTCTGTTATCTATAGTTCTATGATTTCAATAGGTTTCCTATGGATATATTCACAGTATAATATAAAACAGCtgatattcccattcaagtcaacattctctgatgtaTGGACTGCCAAACCTCTTTTGGTACCAATTGAAAGTTAAAATTGTATTCCCTTTTTAGTACCTTTATCAGTCAAAACATGAAACCCATCACCCTGTTTTCAAGAGCGTGCCTCAACTGTTGACTGGCACAACACAAACACCTCAGATGATGTAAAATAGTATAAGCTACAACATTTGCAAGAAAAGTGGACTAATTTAGATCAATGGTGTTAAAGAAAAAAAAGGTACCTTTTTATTTTTCGAGAAATCAAAAAATAGAcccctgtttgtaagcttttgAAATCATATCAAACTCACCCGTTTATCGTCTGCagtggtatggtggggtatgcaaaatgggtcaactttggGCACCtctatctcctgaatgttttggcacTCAGGTCCAAAATGttactttctgaccacttctaccaTGGAAAGTTTCATTCAAATCAAAAGGAGTGcggtcaaaaagtgattgaaattAAATGGAATGCCCCATAGGGTAGCTTGTGAGACGTCCCTACGACATTGTTGTCGTCGTTgttgtgatgtgattggtcaaaagacatcttttcacatcagatctttttcagagctgatctgattggtcaaaagaccaattattgAGAAAAAATATCTGAATTGGGCTGCTGTCTAAATGCAGCCTTCTTGTGTCAGTATGCAGATGCAGAGGCTGCAGGTCCTGGGGTTAAGCAGGAGAGGTCCGAAGGAGAGGaaaacaaacaacacaacagagacatCCAGACTGGAGCAGCGGCTGGAGTGGTTCCCCCTGTGGCTACAGACGACTCTTCCACCACCCCATCGCAGCCCAGGACGCTACGCAGCATCACGGAGGTCAGTGGAACGCTGAACGCCGTCCTCAAGTCAGAGACCGACACAGAGACTTTAATTGTAACACAAAGGCTTTTTCACACAGGATCTGACCACAGATCAGACCCAGAGAGACTGGGGCCACTGGGCTGTTCTCCTGCTCCCAGTTCAGAGTATTTACTTTACGGTAACCCAAGCCCGAGGACGGTTCATTCTCATCAGGACTCAGGTGACGTGTTAGAGACTGGCAATGATCCGTCTTGTTCTTACACTACAGAGCTGGACACTGGCAACATTCCCTTGGGTTTAGagacacagactgt
This genomic stretch from Oncorhynchus keta strain PuntledgeMale-10-30-2019 chromosome 29, Oket_V2, whole genome shotgun sequence harbors:
- the LOC118363014 gene encoding gastrula zinc finger protein XlCGF48.2-like isoform X8, which gives rise to MANCMVFHTQIASIMEVLANAAVAEICKLVDDDYAVIRLEMSQSQKENRGLRRKLQLLELKVARERAERVLASRPSSVKILDRYRGMARGEGHLTGGNRSFVKPVGHNTWRDDQPITVDEGSGTSTQHVIVIEYADAEAAGPGVKQERSEGEENKQHNRDIQTGAAAGVVPPVATDDSSTTPSQPRTLRSITEVSGTLNAVLKSETDTETLIVTQRLFHTGSDHRSDPERLGPLGCSPAPSSEYLLYGNPSPRTVHSHQDSGDVLETGNDPSCSYTTELDTGNIPLGLETQTVLSRGDWNQYSSSVYSEGCAEGLVVDKVTVKVEGDLPPTWNADSHLGDGHSQGRDFLENRESLETNPNVVIHSPLHAFSGRDPVSTSMRPSDSHSRVLFDQVLNSNDRARAQAQGVGATSGNSKEKRFLYKFCNKGFSCTQKVDIHQRVHTEEKPFICTQCHMRFAQAGTLKRHQRVHTGEKPFKCTQCHMRFAQAGDLKRHQRVHTGEKPFRCPQCEKRFSRQDQLKMHLKIHMEERPFA